Proteins co-encoded in one Puntigrus tetrazona isolate hp1 chromosome 20, ASM1883169v1, whole genome shotgun sequence genomic window:
- the spata18 gene encoding mitochondria-eating protein isoform X1, which produces MADTLRRLVNSSPYGVLQDKLEAWYKDYHVFSCDQNLNRCCELVELTSKIQGQLFTILNLTAQEGGHYSGVDTLKSRLLPWLGSCFTIAASSVSADTSLSLIQESMEKDRKIRELSSVHDSDMQKIEDKLCSTRMELDTVKQELAETQIELDSTKNKSATTLLATEDEILHLKAELRVAQDQVDLYKRKLDVLDDYERQVRILRDEISFLTAEKTVLQERLVRSRSPSPLPRRSRSMSPVRGESPTRAQLTSSSRHARLVSRFSDLYATERLESQSLLRRYIDDLETVQRILFIGVVESFQAAKMAYRQFKARVRKTLSSTHIGPESLEDAVVDYIVRNLDLYDVQTSVNDVINAMNVNPRISFPPEVDFVLISSFIREACRVAFAMQTLDPALDLAFSSDGELYSDVKYRRSFDSEFTAPLVAYHVWPALLEGDTVILKGEAVTKRGALWRSTSRSSSPVRSRSGSPSRTFIEVVVEALLPDGSQVIDFKV; this is translated from the exons ATGGCTGACACTTTACGAAGACTGGTCAACTCATCTCCGTACGGCGTTTTGCAGGACAAACTGGAGGCTTGGTACAAAGACTATCAC GTGTTCTCTTGTGACCAGAACCTGAATAGGTGCTGTGAGCTAGTGGAGCTTACCTCTAAAATCCAGGGGCAACTGTTCACCATTCTCAACCTTACGGCACAAGAAG GAGGACATTATTCAGGCGTTGACACGCTGAAATCTCGCCTTTTACCATGGCTTGGCTCTTGCTTCACCATTGCGGCTTCGTCTGTCTCCGCAGATACCAGCCTTAGCCTCATTCAG GAATCAATGGAGAAAGATCGGAAGATTCGTGAGCTATCATCAGTTCATGACAGCGACATGCAGAAAATTGAAGACAAGCTGTGTTCTACACGTATGGAGTTGGACACAGTTAAACAGGA GCTTGCTGAAACCCAGATCGAACTGGACTCCACAAAGAATAAATCTGCAACTACACTCCTGGCCACAGAAGATGAAATATTACATCTAAAGGCAGA GTTGCGAGTTGCTCAGGATCAGGTTGATCTGTATAAGAGAAAGCTGGATGTACTTGATGACTATGAGAGGCAGGTCAGAATCCTACGAGACGAGATCTCGTTTCTCACCGCTGAAAAAACTGTTCTACAGGAGAG ACTGGTCAGAAGCCGTTCCCCTAGTCCTCTTCCCCGTCGGAGTCGCTCCATGAGCCCGGTGAGGGGTGAGTCTCCTACACGTGCACAGCTTACCAGTTCCTCTAGACACGCACGACTGGTGTCCCGTTTCTCAGACCTGTACGCCACTGAGAGACTGGAGTCCCAGAGTCTCCTGCGCAGGTATATCGACGACCTGGAAACAGTCCAGAGGATCCTTTTTATCGGTGTTGTG GAATCATTTCAGGCTGCTAAAATGGCCTATCGTCAGTTTAAAGCACGCGTGAGGAAGACACTTTCCTCCACTCACATTGGCCCTGAGAGTCTGGAGGATGCAGTGGTGGATTACATTGTGAGAAACCTGGATCTGTATGATGTGCAGACGAGCGTTAAT GATGTGATCAACGCGATGAATGTAAACCCACGCATCTCTTTCCCTCCGGAGGTGGACTTTGTTCTGATCAGTAGCTTCATTAGGGAAGCATGTCGAGTAGCTTTTGCTATGCAGACTCTGGACCCAGCGCTGGACCTGGCCTTCAGCTCAGATGGAGAACTCTACAGTGACGTTAA GTACAGGCGCAGCTTTGACTCGGAGTTCACCGCTCCGCTTGTGGCGTATCACGTGTGGCCCGCTCTGTTGGAGGGAGACACCGTCATACTGAAGGGAGAGGCGGTCACTAAGAGAGGAGCTCTG TGGAGAAGCACGAGTCGTAGCTCCAGTCCTGTCCGCTCTCGCTCAGGAAGCCCCAGCCGCACATTT atcgAAGTCGTAGTCGAAGCCCTTCTCCCGGACGGCTCTCAAGTAATCGACTTTAAAGTTTGA
- the spata18 gene encoding mitochondria-eating protein isoform X2, translating into MADTLRRLVNSSPYGVLQDKLEAWYKDYHVFSCDQNLNRCCELVELTSKIQGQLFTILNLTAQEGGHYSGVDTLKSRLLPWLGSCFTIAASSVSADTSLSLIQESMEKDRKIRELSSVHDSDMQKIEDKLCSTRMELDTVKQELAETQIELDSTKNKSATTLLATEDEILHLKAELRVAQDQVDLYKRKLDVLDDYERQVRILRDEISFLTAEKTVLQERLVRSRSPSPLPRRSRSMSPVRGESPTRAQLTSSSRHARLVSRFSDLYATERLESQSLLRRYIDDLETVQRILFIGVVESFQAAKMAYRQFKARVRKTLSSTHIGPESLEDAVVDYIVRNLDLYDVQTSVNDVINAMNVNPRISFPPEVDFVLISSFIREACRVAFAMQTLDPALDLAFSSDGELYSDVKYRRSFDSEFTAPLVAYHVWPALLEGDTVILKGEAVTKRGALWRSTSRSSSPVRSRSGSPSRTFVNRSRSRSPSPGRLSSNRL; encoded by the exons ATGGCTGACACTTTACGAAGACTGGTCAACTCATCTCCGTACGGCGTTTTGCAGGACAAACTGGAGGCTTGGTACAAAGACTATCAC GTGTTCTCTTGTGACCAGAACCTGAATAGGTGCTGTGAGCTAGTGGAGCTTACCTCTAAAATCCAGGGGCAACTGTTCACCATTCTCAACCTTACGGCACAAGAAG GAGGACATTATTCAGGCGTTGACACGCTGAAATCTCGCCTTTTACCATGGCTTGGCTCTTGCTTCACCATTGCGGCTTCGTCTGTCTCCGCAGATACCAGCCTTAGCCTCATTCAG GAATCAATGGAGAAAGATCGGAAGATTCGTGAGCTATCATCAGTTCATGACAGCGACATGCAGAAAATTGAAGACAAGCTGTGTTCTACACGTATGGAGTTGGACACAGTTAAACAGGA GCTTGCTGAAACCCAGATCGAACTGGACTCCACAAAGAATAAATCTGCAACTACACTCCTGGCCACAGAAGATGAAATATTACATCTAAAGGCAGA GTTGCGAGTTGCTCAGGATCAGGTTGATCTGTATAAGAGAAAGCTGGATGTACTTGATGACTATGAGAGGCAGGTCAGAATCCTACGAGACGAGATCTCGTTTCTCACCGCTGAAAAAACTGTTCTACAGGAGAG ACTGGTCAGAAGCCGTTCCCCTAGTCCTCTTCCCCGTCGGAGTCGCTCCATGAGCCCGGTGAGGGGTGAGTCTCCTACACGTGCACAGCTTACCAGTTCCTCTAGACACGCACGACTGGTGTCCCGTTTCTCAGACCTGTACGCCACTGAGAGACTGGAGTCCCAGAGTCTCCTGCGCAGGTATATCGACGACCTGGAAACAGTCCAGAGGATCCTTTTTATCGGTGTTGTG GAATCATTTCAGGCTGCTAAAATGGCCTATCGTCAGTTTAAAGCACGCGTGAGGAAGACACTTTCCTCCACTCACATTGGCCCTGAGAGTCTGGAGGATGCAGTGGTGGATTACATTGTGAGAAACCTGGATCTGTATGATGTGCAGACGAGCGTTAAT GATGTGATCAACGCGATGAATGTAAACCCACGCATCTCTTTCCCTCCGGAGGTGGACTTTGTTCTGATCAGTAGCTTCATTAGGGAAGCATGTCGAGTAGCTTTTGCTATGCAGACTCTGGACCCAGCGCTGGACCTGGCCTTCAGCTCAGATGGAGAACTCTACAGTGACGTTAA GTACAGGCGCAGCTTTGACTCGGAGTTCACCGCTCCGCTTGTGGCGTATCACGTGTGGCCCGCTCTGTTGGAGGGAGACACCGTCATACTGAAGGGAGAGGCGGTCACTAAGAGAGGAGCTCTG TGGAGAAGCACGAGTCGTAGCTCCAGTCCTGTCCGCTCTCGCTCAGGAAGCCCCAGCCGCACATTTGTGA atcgAAGTCGTAGTCGAAGCCCTTCTCCCGGACGGCTCTCAAGTAATCGACTTTAA